A genome region from Canis lupus dingo isolate Sandy chromosome 7, ASM325472v2, whole genome shotgun sequence includes the following:
- the HAX1 gene encoding HCLS1-associated protein X-1 isoform X3, whose translation MTRDEDEDDEEEEEEAAPWSHGSSRSEGPQTPEEFGFGFTFTPGGMRFHDNFGFDDLIRDFNNIFSEMEAWTLPSRPSGVWLPLEHLWFLLELPGPGPESETPGERRREGQTLRDSMLKYPDSHQPRIFGGVLESDTRSESSKPAPDWGSQRPFGLFDDMWPVTPRSRAREDNDLDSQVSQEGLGPVLQPQPKSYFKSVTVTKITKPDGTVEERRTVVDSEGRTETTVTHQEADGSPRDDPESPTPPALDDAYSILDLFLGRWFRSR comes from the exons ATGACTCGAGATGAAGATGAGGacgatgaggaagaggaggaagaagcagcccCGTGGAGCCATGGGAGCTCGAGGTCTGAGGGTCCCCAGACCCCGGAGGAATTTGGCTTTGGCTTCACCTTCACTCCAGGAGGGATGCGTTTCCATGATAACTTCGGCTTTGATGACCTGATTCGTGATTTTAATAACATCTTCAGCGAGATGGAGGCCTGGACCTTGCCTTCCCGGCCTTCTGGTGTGTGGCTGCCCCTGGAGCACCTCTGGTTTCTCCTGG AACTTCCAGGTCCTGGTCCTGAATCAGAGACACCTGGTGAGAGACGACGGGAGGGACAGACACTTCGGGACTCAATGCTTAAGTATCCAGATAGTCACCAGCCCAGGATCTTTGGGGGGGTCTTGGAGAGTGATACAAGAAGTGAATCCTCCAAACCAGCACCAGACTGGGGCTCCCAGAGACCTTTTGGTCTG TTTGATGATATGTGGCCTGTGACCCCCCGTTCTAGAGCCAGAGAAGACAATG ATCTTGATTCGCAGGTTTCCCAGGAAGGCCTCGGCCCAGTTCTGCAGCCCCAGCCCAAATCCTATTTCAAGAGTGTCACGGTGACTAAGATCACTAAGCCAGATGGG ACAGTAGAGGAGCGCCGGACTGTGGTGGATAGTGAGGGCCGGACAGAGACCACAGTAACCCATCAAGAAGCAGATGGCAGTCCTAGAGATG ATCCAGAATCACCAACACCTCCAGCCCTGGATGATGCCTATTCCATCCTGGATTTATTTCTAGGACGTTGGTTCCGGTCCCGGTAG
- the HAX1 gene encoding HCLS1-associated protein X-1 isoform X1: MSFFDLFRGFFGLSGPRSHRDPFFGGMTRDEDEDDEEEEEEAAPWSHGSSRSEGPQTPEEFGFGFTFTPGGMRFHDNFGFDDLIRDFNNIFSEMEAWTLPSRPSGVWLPLEHLWFLLELPGPGPESETPGERRREGQTLRDSMLKYPDSHQPRIFGGVLESDTRSESSKPAPDWGSQRPFGLFDDMWPVTPRSRAREDNDLDSQVSQEGLGPVLQPQPKSYFKSVTVTKITKPDGTVEERRTVVDSEGRTETTVTHQEADGSPRDDPESPTPPALDDAYSILDLFLGRWFRSR, from the exons ATGAGCTTCTTTGATCTCTTTCGGGGCTTTTTCGGCCTTTCTGGACCTCGGAG CCACAGAGATCCCTTTTTTGGAGGGATGACTCGAGATGAAGATGAGGacgatgaggaagaggaggaagaagcagcccCGTGGAGCCATGGGAGCTCGAGGTCTGAGGGTCCCCAGACCCCGGAGGAATTTGGCTTTGGCTTCACCTTCACTCCAGGAGGGATGCGTTTCCATGATAACTTCGGCTTTGATGACCTGATTCGTGATTTTAATAACATCTTCAGCGAGATGGAGGCCTGGACCTTGCCTTCCCGGCCTTCTGGTGTGTGGCTGCCCCTGGAGCACCTCTGGTTTCTCCTGG AACTTCCAGGTCCTGGTCCTGAATCAGAGACACCTGGTGAGAGACGACGGGAGGGACAGACACTTCGGGACTCAATGCTTAAGTATCCAGATAGTCACCAGCCCAGGATCTTTGGGGGGGTCTTGGAGAGTGATACAAGAAGTGAATCCTCCAAACCAGCACCAGACTGGGGCTCCCAGAGACCTTTTGGTCTG TTTGATGATATGTGGCCTGTGACCCCCCGTTCTAGAGCCAGAGAAGACAATG ATCTTGATTCGCAGGTTTCCCAGGAAGGCCTCGGCCCAGTTCTGCAGCCCCAGCCCAAATCCTATTTCAAGAGTGTCACGGTGACTAAGATCACTAAGCCAGATGGG ACAGTAGAGGAGCGCCGGACTGTGGTGGATAGTGAGGGCCGGACAGAGACCACAGTAACCCATCAAGAAGCAGATGGCAGTCCTAGAGATG ATCCAGAATCACCAACACCTCCAGCCCTGGATGATGCCTATTCCATCCTGGATTTATTTCTAGGACGTTGGTTCCGGTCCCGGTAG
- the AQP10 gene encoding aquaporin-10: MQNQGGKHPEKGGVGLPVGKKCSFSHGRGHKAVALSNQGELCTREVQVFTEWISFLQLLVVGPASLDDCGTLHYSCAYADGGSSSQRQGVLTMAYSHPLAKVKSRLQIRSHLVRQCLAEFLGVFVLMILTQGAVAQAVTSGEGKGNFFTMFLAASLAVTIAIYVSGNVSGAHLNPAFSLAMCLLGRLPWAKLPIYCLVQLLSAFCASGATYALYYDALQNYTGGNLTVMGPKETASIFATYPAPYLSLNNGFLDQVLGTGILIVGILAILDTRNKGVPAGLEPVAVGLLILAIGLSMGANCGFPLNPARDLGPRLFTYVAGWGPEVFSAGNGWWWVPVVAPLVGATLGTATYQLLVALHHSEESEPAQDLEFAQHKASDLEIPASAQCKL; encoded by the exons ATGCAGAATCAGGGTGGCAAGCATCCAGAGAAGGGGGgggtggggctccctgtgggcaaaAAGTGCTCCTTTAGCCATGGCAGGGGACACAAAGCTGTAGCACTTTCTAACCAAGGTGAGCTCTGCACGAGGGAAGTGCAAGTGTTCACCGAGTGGATTTCATTTCTGCAGCTTCTGGTCGTTGGCCCAGCTTCTCTGGATGACTGTGGAACTTT GCACTACTCGTGTGCCTATGCAGACGGAGGGAGCAGCAGCCAGAGACAGGGTGTCCTCACCATGGCCTACAGCCACCCCCTGGCCAAAGTCAAGAGCAGGCTCCAGATCCGCAGCCACCTGGTCCGACAGTGCCTGGCAGAGTTTCTGGGAGTGTTCGTGCTCATG ATCCTCACTCAGGGTGCTGTGGCACAAGCTGTCACCAGTGGAGAAGGCAAAGGCAACTTCTTCACCATGTTCCTGGCTGCCTCCCTAGCTGTTACGATAGCCATCTACGTGAGTGGTAATGTTTCAG GGGCCCACCTGAATCCAGCCTTCTCCCTGGCCATGTGCCTCCTGGGACGCCTCCCCTGGGCCAAGCTCCCCATTTACTGCCTGGTGCAGCTTCTGTCTGCTTTCTGTGCTTCAGGAGCCACCTATGCTCTCTATTACG ATGCCCTACAGAACTATACAGGTGGGAACCTGACAGTGATGGGCCCCAAGGAGACGGCCTCCATATTTGCCACCTACCCTGCCCCTTATCTGTCCCTGAACAATGGCTTCCTGGATCAG GTTCTGGGCACAGGGATCCTGATTGTGGGGATCTTGGCCATCCTGGACACACGGAACAAAGGAGTGCCTGCGGGTCTGGAGCCTGTGGCTGTTGGGCTGCTGATCCTGGCCATTGGGCTATCCATGGGTGCCAACTGTGGGTTCCCACTCAACCCCGCCCGGGACCTGGGCCCACGGCTTTTCACCTACGTGGCCGGTTGGGGCCCTGAAGTCTTCAG TGCTGGTAATGGCTGGTGGTGGGTGCCTGTAGTGGCCCCTCTGGTAGGGGCTACTCTTGGCACAGCCACATATCAGCTGCTGGTGGCTCTCCACCATTCTGAAGAGTCAGAGCCGGCTCAGGATCTAGAGTTTGCCCAACATAAAGCTTCAGACTTGGAAATTCCTGCCTCCGCTCAGTGTAAGCTATGA
- the HAX1 gene encoding HCLS1-associated protein X-1 isoform X2, which translates to MSFFDLFRGFFGLSGPRSHRDPFFGGMTRDEDEDDEEEEEEAAPWSHGSSRSEGPQTPEEFGFGFTFTPGGMRFHDNFGFDDLIRDFNNIFSEMEAWTLPSRPSELPGPGPESETPGERRREGQTLRDSMLKYPDSHQPRIFGGVLESDTRSESSKPAPDWGSQRPFGLFDDMWPVTPRSRAREDNDLDSQVSQEGLGPVLQPQPKSYFKSVTVTKITKPDGTVEERRTVVDSEGRTETTVTHQEADGSPRDDPESPTPPALDDAYSILDLFLGRWFRSR; encoded by the exons ATGAGCTTCTTTGATCTCTTTCGGGGCTTTTTCGGCCTTTCTGGACCTCGGAG CCACAGAGATCCCTTTTTTGGAGGGATGACTCGAGATGAAGATGAGGacgatgaggaagaggaggaagaagcagcccCGTGGAGCCATGGGAGCTCGAGGTCTGAGGGTCCCCAGACCCCGGAGGAATTTGGCTTTGGCTTCACCTTCACTCCAGGAGGGATGCGTTTCCATGATAACTTCGGCTTTGATGACCTGATTCGTGATTTTAATAACATCTTCAGCGAGATGGAGGCCTGGACCTTGCCTTCCCGGCCTTCTG AACTTCCAGGTCCTGGTCCTGAATCAGAGACACCTGGTGAGAGACGACGGGAGGGACAGACACTTCGGGACTCAATGCTTAAGTATCCAGATAGTCACCAGCCCAGGATCTTTGGGGGGGTCTTGGAGAGTGATACAAGAAGTGAATCCTCCAAACCAGCACCAGACTGGGGCTCCCAGAGACCTTTTGGTCTG TTTGATGATATGTGGCCTGTGACCCCCCGTTCTAGAGCCAGAGAAGACAATG ATCTTGATTCGCAGGTTTCCCAGGAAGGCCTCGGCCCAGTTCTGCAGCCCCAGCCCAAATCCTATTTCAAGAGTGTCACGGTGACTAAGATCACTAAGCCAGATGGG ACAGTAGAGGAGCGCCGGACTGTGGTGGATAGTGAGGGCCGGACAGAGACCACAGTAACCCATCAAGAAGCAGATGGCAGTCCTAGAGATG ATCCAGAATCACCAACACCTCCAGCCCTGGATGATGCCTATTCCATCCTGGATTTATTTCTAGGACGTTGGTTCCGGTCCCGGTAG